In Parus major isolate Abel chromosome 1, Parus_major1.1, whole genome shotgun sequence, the following proteins share a genomic window:
- the RS1 gene encoding retinoschisin translates to MQFKMGSVLLSLLFWYKAVMALSPGEDERLELWHSKACKCDCQGGPNSVWSSEANGLECMPECPYHKPLGFESGAVAPEQISCSNPEQYTGWYSSWTANKARLNGQGFGCAWLSKYQDTAQWLQIDLKEVKVISGILTQGRCDADEWMTKYSVQYRTDENLNWVYYKDQTGNNRVFYGNSDRSSSVQNLLRPPIVARYIRLIPLGWHVRIAIRMELLECLRKCG, encoded by the exons CTGTGATGGCCCTCTCCCCAGGAGAG GATGAGAGActggagctgtggcacagcaagGCTTGCAAATGCGATTGCCAAGGAGGCCCTAACTCAGTGTGGTCCAGCGAGGCAAACGGCTTGGAGTGCATGCCAG AGTGTCCCTACCACAAGCCCCTGGGCTTTGAGTCTGGTGCCGTCGCACCAGAGCAAATCAGCTGCTCCAACCCTGAGCAGTACACTGGCTGGTATTCCTCCTGGACAGCCAACAAGGCCCGTCTCAATGGCCAAGGCTTCGG GTGTGCATGGCTCTCCAAGTACCAGGACACTGCACAGTGGCTGCAGATTGACCTGAAGGAGGTGAAGGTGATTTCGGGGATCCTCACACAAGGGCGCTGTGACGCTGACGAGTGGATGACCAAGTACAGCGTACAGTACCGCACCGACGAGAACCTCAACTGGGTGTACTACAAGGACCAGACCGGGAACAACCGG GTTTTCTATGGCAACTCCGACCGCTCATCCTCGGTGCAGAACCTGCTGCGGCCACCCATCGTGGCCCGCTACATCCGCCTGATCCCGCTGGGCTGGCACGTGCGCATCGCCATCCGCATGGAGCTCCTCGAGTGCCTGCGCAAGTGCGGCTGA